The Methanobacterium sp. BAmetb5 genome includes a region encoding these proteins:
- a CDS encoding RNA ligase partner protein codes for MIAKQRFVLDTTAFTDNQLRDDYGDGELDKTVEVLLDLIARSRIKLNMSCHMPPVTYKEFIDYITRYDCPQEVIIKAETWIVKKTPNRYDTKIPSEIFYEYVQDMRERMNKGMRISESAVWEAAVESMVMMSRGEKKTQIEMEVIGKAIKDFRKRYRAALRKGTLDSAPDLDVLLLAKELGAGVVAADEGIKVWAERLGLRFLSAKSFPKMLREYLKYYE; via the coding sequence ATGATCGCCAAACAACGGTTTGTTTTAGACACAACTGCCTTTACTGATAATCAGTTAAGGGATGATTATGGAGACGGGGAACTGGATAAGACGGTAGAAGTACTGCTGGATCTGATAGCCCGTTCCCGGATAAAGCTCAACATGAGCTGTCATATGCCCCCGGTTACCTACAAAGAATTCATTGACTACATAACTCGCTATGACTGCCCCCAAGAGGTCATAATCAAGGCGGAAACCTGGATTGTGAAGAAAACACCCAACCGCTACGATACCAAAATACCCTCGGAGATATTTTATGAATATGTCCAGGACATGCGGGAAAGGATGAACAAGGGAATGCGCATCTCGGAAAGTGCAGTTTGGGAAGCAGCCGTGGAATCCATGGTTATGATGTCCCGTGGAGAGAAAAAAACCCAAATTGAGATGGAAGTCATCGGTAAAGCCATTAAAGACTTCAGAAAACGTTACCGGGCCGCCCTCAGGAAAGGAACACTGGACAGTGCCCCTGATCTGGATGTACTCCTCCTGGCCAAGGAACTGGGAGCAGGAGTGGTGGCTGCCGATGAGGGAATAAAAGTCTGGGCAGAAAGACTGGGGCTCCGCTTTTTAAGTGCTAAATCATTTCCCAAGATGCTCCGGGAGTACCTGAAGTACTACGAATAG
- the aroE gene encoding shikimate dehydrogenase: MITGKTTVVGIMGDPVEHSLSPPMHNAAFQELKLDYVYVPFHVKRGNLARAMEGAWKMGIKGLNLTIPHKIEVIDYLDELDEAAELIGAVNTVKFTENNAVGYNTDGYGAVKAIEEITSVKGKKIIILGAGGAARAISFQLLLNGVGEVLIANRTREKACNLRNDLKNTFNNSLGCLGLDDELKMELKDTDVLINTTPVGMHPYQDDEPVVTSDMMHSDLVVNDIVYNPLETGLLREADKVGAQAVHGTKMLIYQGIEAFRIWTGITPPFEVFETALMRELGY; the protein is encoded by the coding sequence TTGATAACTGGTAAAACCACAGTGGTGGGTATAATGGGAGATCCAGTGGAACACAGCTTATCCCCTCCCATGCACAACGCAGCTTTTCAAGAGCTTAAACTGGATTACGTTTACGTTCCTTTCCATGTTAAACGCGGAAACCTGGCCCGGGCCATGGAAGGTGCTTGGAAGATGGGGATTAAGGGCCTTAATCTGACCATACCTCATAAAATAGAAGTTATAGATTACCTAGATGAACTGGATGAAGCTGCAGAACTGATAGGTGCAGTGAACACAGTGAAGTTCACAGAAAACAATGCTGTTGGTTACAATACTGATGGTTATGGTGCAGTGAAGGCCATTGAAGAAATAACATCAGTTAAGGGTAAAAAAATAATCATACTGGGAGCAGGTGGCGCAGCACGTGCAATATCATTCCAGTTACTCCTGAATGGGGTGGGAGAAGTTTTAATTGCCAACCGAACCAGGGAAAAAGCCTGCAACTTAAGGAATGATCTGAAAAATACATTCAACAACTCATTAGGCTGTTTAGGATTGGATGATGAACTTAAAATGGAACTTAAGGATACTGATGTACTAATTAACACCACACCAGTGGGAATGCACCCCTATCAGGATGATGAGCCAGTGGTGACAAGTGATATGATGCATTCAGATCTGGTGGTGAATGATATTGTTTACAACCCCCTTGAAACTGGCCTCCTTCGTGAGGCAGATAAAGTGGGTGCACAGGCAGTTCACGGGACTAAAATGTTAATTTACCAGGGAATAGAGGCGTTTCGTATCTGGACCGGGATAACCCCGCCTTTTGAAGTATTTGAAACAGCACTGATGAGGGAACTCGGTTACTGA
- a CDS encoding TatD family hydrolase, whose amino-acid sequence MDKIPSTDNHIHVDPINGEGPLEIASKFHRSGGTAMIIPNKPTWTVSPQCSFTEAMELVVGYVDEINRETEIQAFAVVGAHPAELSRRVEAGMELVEAEELMRGALETAKEMVMEGKAVGIGEIGRPHYPVSPEEMEAHNRLMVYAMELAREAECPVQLHTETSTEEQFQEFAQMASTAGLNKEKVIKHFSGPMVLPEENHGLTPSLIASGDVMREALRKGKNFLMETDYLDDRTRPGAVMGPRTVPRRTRKLINAGLITEEDAYQIHVERVEKLYSVEIDL is encoded by the coding sequence ATGGATAAAATACCATCCACCGACAATCATATACACGTAGACCCTATAAACGGTGAAGGACCACTTGAAATAGCCTCAAAGTTTCACCGTTCCGGGGGAACCGCCATGATCATCCCCAACAAACCCACCTGGACCGTAAGTCCCCAGTGCAGTTTTACCGAGGCAATGGAACTGGTGGTGGGCTATGTGGATGAAATTAACCGGGAAACTGAGATACAGGCTTTTGCGGTGGTGGGAGCACACCCTGCCGAGCTCAGCCGCCGGGTAGAAGCCGGGATGGAACTCGTAGAGGCTGAAGAACTCATGAGGGGTGCCCTGGAAACAGCAAAGGAGATGGTAATGGAGGGTAAGGCTGTGGGGATTGGTGAAATTGGTAGACCTCATTATCCAGTCTCTCCTGAGGAGATGGAGGCCCATAACCGTCTCATGGTCTACGCCATGGAACTGGCCCGGGAGGCAGAATGTCCAGTGCAGCTGCACACCGAAACTTCTACTGAAGAACAATTTCAGGAATTTGCACAGATGGCCAGCACCGCTGGTTTGAATAAAGAAAAGGTTATAAAACATTTCTCTGGCCCGATGGTTCTACCGGAGGAAAACCATGGACTAACTCCCTCCCTTATTGCCAGTGGAGACGTGATGAGGGAAGCTCTAAGGAAGGGTAAAAATTTTCTCATGGAAACCGATTACCTGGACGATCGCACACGGCCTGGGGCGGTTATGGGACCTAGAACAGTTCCCCGAAGAACCCGGAAGCTGATAAATGCCGGTCTAATCACCGAAGAAGATGCTTACCAGATACACGTGGAAAGGGTGGAGAAGTTGTACAGTGTGGAGATAGATCTGTAG
- a CDS encoding TIGR00267 family protein, which translates to MNIREFISEYFKMSRYVALGTMDGILAVMGVTLAASGVSAASGVELSNFAVGLTGLSTGVALAMSNSYGSFIGERAEEVRTLRELEQKMMLEEGKLDDTHIHQQAKRRIYMSMFTHGFSSFIGSFVPVLPFLLISTRITAIICTLVLCFTALIILGVYLGKVSRGSLTRTSVEIVLIGILISVVCYLIGGGHG; encoded by the coding sequence ATGAATATCCGCGAATTCATAAGTGAATATTTTAAGATGAGCCGTTACGTGGCTCTGGGAACTATGGACGGAATACTAGCAGTTATGGGAGTGACACTTGCTGCTAGTGGTGTGTCTGCCGCCAGCGGGGTAGAACTTTCCAACTTCGCCGTAGGATTAACTGGCCTTTCCACTGGTGTGGCTCTGGCCATGTCCAATTCATACGGGTCTTTCATTGGTGAACGGGCTGAAGAAGTCCGGACCCTCCGGGAACTGGAGCAGAAGATGATGCTGGAAGAGGGCAAACTGGACGATACCCACATTCACCAGCAAGCCAAAAGGCGTATCTACATGAGCATGTTCACCCATGGATTCAGCAGCTTCATTGGTTCATTCGTACCAGTCCTACCATTCCTGCTCATTTCCACCAGGATAACCGCAATAATATGCACACTGGTACTCTGTTTTACCGCACTGATCATACTGGGTGTGTATCTGGGGAAAGTATCCCGTGGAAGTTTAACCAGAACCAGTGTGGAAATCGTGCTCATTGGAATTTTAATCAGTGTGGTCTGTTACCTCATTGGTGGAGGGCACGGATAG
- the hmgA gene encoding hydroxymethylglutaryl-CoA reductase (NADPH): protein MANKEEIIEKLIKGEIKLHQIESYTGNVQEAIEVRREFAEQVAGSSLTHLSQYSLDLPEAMKRNIENPIGTVQIPVGLAGPLHLNGKYAQGTYYVPLATSEGALVASINRGCSVTREVGGANVRIIDDKMTRAPVIQTESVTEALKIKEWIERHFIELKEAAESTTRHGRLLKIDPVIVVGRYVYPRFTFTTGDSMGMNMVTIATDKAMDILTRETGAHVLALSSNLCVDKKPSVLNLIEGRGKTVTADITIPREIVEKKLKTTPESIMEVNMAKNLIGSAIAGSIGFNAQYANMVAALFLATGQDAAHVVEGSLGITTAEVKDGDLYFSVTLPDLPLATIGGGTRLETAQDCLNILSVAGSGNVNKFAEIVAGTVLAGELSLMGALAAGHLARAHKELGRG from the coding sequence ATGGCAAATAAAGAAGAAATCATAGAAAAACTTATTAAAGGAGAGATAAAACTCCATCAAATTGAAAGTTACACTGGTAATGTCCAGGAGGCAATTGAAGTAAGAAGGGAGTTTGCAGAACAGGTAGCAGGTTCCAGCCTAACCCATCTTTCCCAGTACTCCCTGGATCTGCCTGAGGCCATGAAAAGGAATATTGAAAACCCCATAGGAACCGTTCAAATACCAGTAGGACTGGCCGGACCATTACACCTCAACGGGAAATATGCCCAGGGTACTTATTACGTTCCTCTGGCCACATCGGAAGGTGCACTGGTAGCCTCCATTAACCGGGGGTGTTCTGTCACCCGGGAAGTGGGTGGTGCCAATGTACGCATAATCGATGATAAAATGACCAGAGCCCCAGTTATACAGACAGAATCTGTTACTGAAGCCCTTAAAATAAAAGAATGGATTGAAAGACATTTTATAGAGCTTAAAGAAGCAGCGGAAAGTACAACCCGTCACGGACGTCTTTTAAAAATCGACCCGGTAATAGTGGTGGGACGTTACGTTTATCCCCGTTTCACCTTCACCACCGGTGACAGTATGGGTATGAACATGGTAACCATTGCCACAGACAAGGCCATGGATATTTTAACCAGGGAAACTGGAGCCCATGTACTGGCTTTAAGCAGTAATCTCTGTGTGGATAAAAAACCATCAGTTCTGAACCTCATAGAAGGACGGGGGAAAACAGTGACTGCGGATATTACCATTCCCCGGGAAATTGTGGAAAAGAAACTCAAAACCACACCGGAATCCATTATGGAAGTTAACATGGCTAAAAACCTCATAGGCTCAGCCATAGCGGGTAGTATAGGTTTCAATGCCCAATACGCCAACATGGTCGCCGCCCTGTTCCTGGCCACCGGTCAGGATGCCGCCCACGTGGTGGAGGGAAGCCTGGGAATAACCACCGCTGAGGTTAAAGATGGTGACCTGTACTTTTCAGTGACCCTGCCGGACCTTCCCCTGGCCACAATAGGTGGTGGAACCCGACTGGAGACCGCCCAGGATTGTTTGAACATTTTAAGTGTGGCTGGATCCGGAAATGTGAACAAGTTCGCTGAAATCGTAGCCGGAACTGTCCTGGCCGGGGAACTATCACTGATGGGTGCACTGGCTGCCGGACATCTGGCACGGGCCCATAAAGAGTTGGGAAGAGGATAA
- the sucD gene encoding succinate--CoA ligase subunit alpha — translation MIFLDEDTRCVVQGITGKQGSFHTKSMLEYNTNIVAGTSPGKGGQEFEGVPVYNSIAEIKEELDVNASIIFIPAPFAKDAAFEAISQLELAVIITEHIPVQDSMEITHYARRNDCKVIGPNTPGIITPGVGKLGIMPTHIFNPGDIGIVSRSGTLTYEVASQITNAGLGQSTCLGIGGDPVVGMDFADVLQKFQEDPKTKAMAMIGEIGGNAEEKAAEYIAENITKPVVAYIAGRTAPPGKRMGHAGAIIEGDTGTAESKIKALKAAGVEVAQQPSQIADIMKEII, via the coding sequence GTGATATTTCTTGATGAAGACACACGATGTGTGGTGCAGGGAATTACCGGTAAACAAGGCTCTTTCCACACCAAGAGCATGTTAGAATACAACACCAACATCGTGGCTGGAACATCACCCGGTAAAGGAGGCCAAGAATTTGAAGGGGTCCCAGTTTACAATTCTATTGCAGAAATAAAGGAAGAATTAGATGTTAATGCATCAATAATATTCATACCCGCACCCTTTGCCAAGGACGCTGCCTTTGAAGCCATATCACAGTTGGAACTGGCAGTGATTATCACTGAACACATACCTGTTCAGGATTCCATGGAAATAACTCATTACGCCCGAAGAAATGATTGTAAAGTCATTGGCCCCAACACCCCTGGAATTATAACACCCGGAGTAGGTAAACTTGGAATCATGCCCACCCATATCTTCAATCCCGGAGATATTGGAATAGTATCCCGAAGTGGAACCTTAACCTATGAAGTGGCCAGCCAGATAACCAATGCCGGCTTGGGTCAAAGCACCTGTCTGGGAATCGGTGGCGACCCAGTGGTGGGGATGGATTTTGCAGATGTACTGCAAAAATTCCAAGAAGACCCTAAAACCAAGGCCATGGCCATGATCGGGGAGATCGGAGGTAATGCGGAAGAAAAGGCTGCAGAGTACATCGCCGAAAACATCACCAAACCAGTGGTGGCCTACATTGCCGGTAGAACAGCCCCTCCGGGGAAAAGAATGGGACATGCCGGAGCCATAATTGAAGGGGACACTGGTACTGCTGAAAGTAAAATAAAGGCTCTTAAAGCTGCAGGAGTGGAAGTAGCACAACAGCCATCACAAATTGCAGATATAATGAAAGAAATAATTTAA
- the aroD gene encoding type I 3-dehydroquinate dehydratase — translation MTPKPLICVPILKKDREDVLKVAREAIKLGADLVELRIDALLDNDPQSVTHLMEEINHPLIATNRMREEGGYFTGSESERTGILVEAADYADYVDIELQTNEKLRSEVIRATKAAIISFHDFERTPPRNELLEIVRRERELGAMAKFSVMPQNRQDTLNVLEVVNQNDNTIGISMGELGRYTRVVAPLLGSPLTYASLDGGSAPGQLDLNDTKEIIDTLMAGDY, via the coding sequence ATGACTCCGAAACCATTAATCTGTGTTCCCATACTAAAAAAAGACAGAGAGGATGTTTTGAAAGTGGCTAGAGAGGCGATTAAATTGGGTGCTGACCTGGTGGAACTTCGCATTGATGCCCTTCTGGATAATGATCCACAAAGTGTAACCCATCTAATGGAGGAAATAAACCACCCTCTAATTGCCACCAACAGAATGAGAGAAGAGGGAGGATACTTCACGGGATCTGAATCGGAAAGAACCGGTATACTGGTAGAAGCTGCAGATTATGCGGACTATGTGGATATTGAACTTCAAACCAATGAAAAATTACGTTCTGAAGTCATTAGGGCCACTAAAGCGGCCATTATATCTTTTCATGATTTTGAAAGAACTCCTCCCCGCAACGAACTTCTGGAAATTGTAAGGAGGGAGAGGGAACTGGGAGCCATGGCCAAGTTCTCGGTGATGCCCCAGAACAGGCAGGATACCTTAAATGTACTGGAGGTAGTAAACCAGAATGATAACACCATTGGCATATCAATGGGGGAACTGGGCAGATACACCCGGGTAGTAGCACCCCTTTTAGGATCTCCCCTCACCTATGCATCACTGGATGGTGGGTCTGCACCAGGACAACTGGATCTTAACGATACAAAGGAAATAATTGACACATTAATGGCTGGTGATTATTAA
- a CDS encoding S24/S26 family peptidase, with translation MRAKIGILGLIGLLVVLLVAGAAVIMSLPSSATGITVDTNGTAVTIKTSSFFVPEAMLDEMKEKALVDVEDVDSSVGSIQTDMQNIASKYNYTVKVKVTSQFGENQLPMPATVKGTSMVPTLQDGQEIIVWKTSDFKVGDLVVAKHPEYNLIVKRVAELNGSQVYLKSDNRQVEIVSNQVRVINGVKQVVTVEKRPLDTWLSRSDVVGIVKEY, from the coding sequence TTGAGAGCCAAAATTGGAATACTGGGACTCATTGGATTACTGGTAGTTTTACTGGTAGCCGGTGCTGCAGTTATAATGTCCCTTCCTTCCAGTGCCACTGGAATCACTGTGGATACCAATGGAACTGCCGTGACCATAAAAACTTCATCGTTTTTTGTTCCGGAGGCCATGCTGGATGAAATGAAGGAAAAGGCCCTGGTGGATGTTGAGGATGTGGATAGTAGCGTGGGCTCCATACAGACCGATATGCAGAACATTGCCAGCAAATACAACTACACGGTAAAGGTGAAGGTAACATCCCAGTTTGGGGAAAACCAGCTACCCATGCCGGCCACAGTTAAAGGAACATCCATGGTACCTACACTGCAGGATGGGCAGGAAATAATTGTGTGGAAGACCAGTGACTTTAAAGTTGGCGATCTGGTTGTGGCCAAGCACCCGGAATACAATCTCATTGTAAAGAGGGTGGCTGAGCTCAACGGCAGCCAGGTTTACCTTAAAAGTGACAACCGTCAGGTGGAAATAGTCAGCAACCAGGTGCGAGTAATAAACGGGGTGAAACAAGTAGTTACCGTTGAAAAAAGACCACTGGACACCTGGCTTTCTCGAAGCGATGTTGTGGGAATAGTAAAAGAGTATTAA
- a CDS encoding zinc metalloprotease HtpX: MKRFWLTLRIWLATALLFAVLYAIIAVICTFLGFGTPLIFAIMSIVVVFAQYMLGPSMVERVMHVRYVSPQEAPNLHAMIDELAMNAGIPKPKVGVAETTIPNAFAFGRTKKDGRVCVTRGILNILDEEELKAVLGHEISHIRHNDMAVMTLISVVPLICYWIFISTLFGDSDSDAGVIGIVALVGYLLGQLLVLFVSRVREYYADQGSVEIGGKPHKLASALYKLVYGSVNLDKRQVKEVEGVKAFFVNDISDARNEISDLEQLDLDMDGSISEMELAELRNMKTSIGTGSKIMELLSTHPNMVKRVKRLAELSDT, translated from the coding sequence GTGAAAAGATTTTGGCTAACACTGCGCATTTGGTTAGCTACTGCACTGCTATTTGCTGTGCTTTATGCCATAATAGCGGTTATTTGCACATTTTTGGGCTTTGGAACACCCTTAATATTTGCCATAATGTCAATTGTGGTGGTGTTCGCCCAGTACATGCTGGGTCCCTCCATGGTGGAACGGGTTATGCACGTGCGTTACGTGTCACCCCAGGAAGCACCCAATCTACATGCCATGATCGATGAACTGGCCATGAACGCCGGTATACCTAAACCAAAAGTAGGTGTGGCGGAAACCACAATCCCCAATGCATTCGCATTCGGAAGAACCAAAAAAGATGGGAGAGTCTGTGTCACCAGGGGTATTCTGAACATCCTGGATGAAGAGGAATTAAAGGCAGTTCTGGGACACGAAATCAGCCATATACGTCACAATGACATGGCGGTTATGACCCTCATCAGTGTGGTGCCCCTTATCTGTTACTGGATATTCATCAGCACTCTCTTTGGAGACAGTGACAGCGATGCCGGAGTGATTGGAATAGTGGCTCTGGTAGGATATCTCCTGGGTCAGTTACTGGTCCTGTTTGTGAGCAGAGTCCGGGAGTACTATGCCGACCAGGGAAGTGTGGAAATTGGGGGTAAACCCCACAAGCTGGCCAGTGCCCTTTACAAACTGGTATATGGATCAGTTAACCTGGATAAAAGACAGGTAAAGGAAGTGGAAGGGGTTAAAGCATTCTTTGTCAACGACATCTCCGATGCCCGCAATGAAATAAGTGATCTTGAACAGCTGGATCTGGATATGGACGGAAGCATCAGCGAAATGGAACTAGCCGAGCTCCGTAACATGAAAACCAGTATAGGTACCGGTAGTAAAATCATGGAATTACTTTCCACCCACCCCAACATGGTAAAACGGGTTAAACGTTTAGCAGAGCTAAGCGACACCTAA
- a CDS encoding DedA family protein: MFSLVEFLSQTAIHLIESLGYWGVFLGMTIESACIPLPSEIIMPFAGYVVWEGKMALWGITLVGALGNLFGSLIAYYVGLKGGRPLLEKYGKYILISENKLNLADEWFEKYGHEAVLVSRVLPGVRTFISLPAGITRMDLKKFICYTFFGSIPWCLALGYVGVLMGPNWTTLKGYFHYLDIIVAIGAVVFLAYLIYHYRGKEHIE; encoded by the coding sequence ATGTTCAGTTTAGTAGAATTTTTAAGTCAAACAGCAATCCATTTAATAGAATCATTAGGTTACTGGGGTGTTTTCCTGGGCATGACCATTGAAAGCGCCTGCATACCCCTCCCCAGTGAAATTATAATGCCTTTTGCCGGTTACGTGGTGTGGGAAGGTAAAATGGCCCTCTGGGGAATCACTCTGGTGGGTGCCCTGGGAAACCTTTTCGGTTCACTCATTGCCTATTACGTGGGACTGAAGGGTGGGAGGCCGTTACTGGAGAAGTACGGTAAATACATACTCATCAGCGAGAATAAACTGAACCTGGCAGATGAATGGTTTGAAAAATATGGTCACGAAGCAGTGCTCGTCAGCAGAGTACTCCCGGGAGTCCGGACATTCATCTCTCTTCCCGCGGGAATCACCCGTATGGATCTGAAAAAATTTATCTGTTACACCTTCTTTGGATCCATTCCCTGGTGCCTGGCCCTGGGATATGTGGGAGTACTTATGGGTCCCAACTGGACAACCTTAAAGGGTTATTTCCATTACCTGGATATCATCGTGGCTATTGGTGCTGTGGTGTTCTTAGCATATCTTATCTACCACTACCGTGGGAAAGAACACATTGAATAA
- a CDS encoding DUF368 domain-containing protein, with amino-acid sequence MRKIKIYRDTILIFLRGLLMGTADVIPGVSGGTMALITGIYQRLVHAISQINANFLIAALKGDFARSKKELKKWDFNLFIPLLAGIGLAVLTMSKIMTVMLTVYTAPTFAFFFGLILASAGFVYKHVDELNLKNIVFLIIGLVFAIIFVGLNPIQANHTLPIIFLSGMVAICAMILPGISGAFLLLLLNQYEYMLAALNQLKFADIITFCLGAVIGILSFSRILNYLLEHHKSLTMAFLVGLMVGTLRLPYEKITTTMDSLIPVIIAGVVGFILVIVLEKQFEKHHLHWEA; translated from the coding sequence ATGCGTAAAATAAAGATTTACCGGGATACTATTTTAATATTTCTACGTGGATTATTGATGGGTACCGCCGATGTGATCCCCGGAGTTTCCGGGGGGACCATGGCCCTGATCACTGGTATTTACCAGAGGCTGGTCCATGCCATCAGCCAGATAAATGCCAACTTTTTAATAGCCGCCCTGAAGGGCGATTTTGCCCGATCCAAGAAAGAACTGAAAAAATGGGATTTCAATTTATTCATACCCTTACTGGCGGGAATAGGTTTGGCAGTTTTAACCATGTCCAAGATCATGACCGTAATGTTAACGGTGTACACCGCACCTACCTTCGCCTTTTTCTTTGGTCTTATCTTAGCATCGGCCGGTTTTGTTTACAAACATGTTGATGAGCTCAATTTAAAAAACATTGTATTTCTGATCATTGGGCTGGTTTTTGCCATAATATTTGTGGGATTAAACCCCATACAGGCCAATCATACTCTCCCCATAATATTCCTGTCGGGAATGGTGGCCATATGTGCCATGATTCTCCCTGGCATATCCGGCGCATTTTTGCTGCTACTTCTAAACCAGTACGAATACATGCTGGCCGCCTTAAACCAGCTTAAATTCGCGGATATTATCACTTTTTGTTTGGGTGCGGTGATCGGTATATTATCCTTCTCACGTATACTGAACTACCTTCTGGAGCACCATAAATCACTGACCATGGCTTTCCTGGTGGGTCTAATGGTGGGAACCCTGCGATTACCCTACGAGAAGATTACCACCACTATGGATTCACTTATCCCGGTAATCATTGCTGGAGTAGTGGGATTTATCCTGGTGATAGTACTGGAAAAACAGTTCGAAAAGCATCATCTTCACTGGGAAGCCTAA
- a CDS encoding ATPase produces the protein MTVKQEVVRFLQKNGVETRFVSVVGERVYINNLKLSRFSRQKEELFLGEYPNFEVHRSKIFQKICTRASRVLKDALNPRDKILLFDYGECVNFTLYTVLEPYTRKYGVELITRDQEGKMDDGVDSFQFHGEQMGAGSVALPLTLDGEVEHILELMLEGEKLELLSSQTAKEGMKLIYPLINVPTSWIESWIEIEGLKCCFEHEDGLPREMLEFLEGFIPDVREKMMRSAFYISQENLKD, from the coding sequence ATGACAGTGAAACAAGAAGTGGTCCGATTCCTTCAGAAAAATGGTGTGGAAACCAGGTTCGTCAGTGTAGTTGGTGAAAGGGTTTACATCAACAACCTGAAATTATCCCGGTTTTCACGCCAAAAGGAAGAACTTTTTTTAGGGGAGTATCCCAATTTTGAGGTTCATCGTTCCAAGATATTCCAGAAGATCTGTACCCGTGCCTCAAGGGTGCTTAAGGATGCGCTGAACCCCCGTGATAAGATATTACTCTTTGATTATGGGGAGTGTGTTAATTTTACGTTGTATACTGTTCTGGAACCCTACACCCGTAAGTATGGGGTGGAACTGATCACTAGGGATCAGGAGGGCAAGATGGATGACGGGGTAGATTCTTTCCAGTTTCATGGGGAACAGATGGGTGCAGGTAGTGTGGCCCTGCCACTCACCCTGGATGGGGAGGTAGAACACATATTAGAGCTCATGCTCGAGGGGGAGAAATTGGAGCTTTTAAGTTCCCAAACTGCTAAAGAGGGGATGAAGCTGATCTATCCCTTGATAAATGTTCCAACATCATGGATTGAGTCATGGATTGAGATTGAAGGCTTGAAATGTTGTTTTGAACATGAAGATGGCCTTCCCCGAGAGATGCTGGAGTTTCTGGAGGGGTTTATTCCTGATGTAAGGGAGAAGATGATGCGCTCTGCGTTTTATATTTCTCAGGAAAACTTGAAGGATTGA
- a CDS encoding potassium channel family protein: MKNMSELMVDLAYSALLFNSKDAAEEVIKLENKVNRLNYEIKKESLLAARTVEDAEKLTALLEVGEAAETIADSAKDIADLVLKGMKPHPVFKMVMEESDEVIMRVKISEGSELIDKSLGELLLATRTGMTVIAIRRNESWIYGPDKNTMISAGDALIVKGNETGGSLLTQLASGETKLEDLEYEEFTED; the protein is encoded by the coding sequence ATGAAAAACATGTCCGAATTAATGGTTGATTTAGCTTATTCTGCACTACTATTCAATAGTAAAGATGCTGCAGAAGAAGTTATAAAACTTGAAAATAAAGTTAATAGGCTTAATTACGAAATTAAGAAAGAATCCCTCCTTGCTGCCCGTACAGTAGAGGATGCTGAAAAATTAACTGCCCTCCTTGAGGTGGGGGAAGCAGCAGAAACCATAGCTGATTCTGCAAAAGATATAGCTGACCTGGTTTTAAAAGGTATGAAACCACACCCTGTTTTCAAAATGGTTATGGAAGAGTCAGATGAAGTCATAATGAGAGTAAAAATCTCAGAAGGATCCGAGCTAATTGATAAATCTCTAGGAGAACTTCTACTTGCTACCCGGACGGGAATGACAGTCATTGCCATAAGGAGAAATGAATCCTGGATATATGGACCCGATAAAAACACCATGATTTCTGCTGGAGATGCACTCATAGTTAAGGGGAATGAAACTGGAGGATCTCTACTCACACAACTTGCCAGTGGGGAAACCAAGCTAGAAGATCTGGAATACGAAGAATTTACAGAAGATTAG